A genomic segment from Bombus affinis isolate iyBomAffi1 chromosome 13, iyBomAffi1.2, whole genome shotgun sequence encodes:
- the LOC126923615 gene encoding facilitated trehalose transporter Tret1-like isoform X13, giving the protein MSQRSTIRRRSFESESIYSAPSSVVRESRSRFNPEWRQCLSISVASLTMLLVGTVNGWTLASVRKEIVKARRIPLRLIYDESSWIVPLTGMIGSLVAAQLADCRGRKYCLLLTSIMFTSGWFIIYAEIGGPMIYLAWVILGIAVGIAHTINPMYVSEIADINNRGALSTIITANFFFGKLLTCAVALWLTNKPLLLFLVTVSFISMCLNTCFPETPYFLAAKGKKQQACKSIEYYKGIVDPQIVNVELRALRAQARCKSHLESSYELEQQSRGDLHSQSIPSIPTEVISEKHPQPTGEVRLQHSRDTPELPLQPQRELRSQSTSELHRPPTSQIYRTPICDIHRSPTNQIYGRSERELTRWVTNQIYRPPTSRIHLPPTSQIHLSSTSAIHPEPTSEMHRQSTSQVQPEPRSEIQAPSTSQIHRPSTSAIHPEPTSEMHRQSTSQAQPAPTSEIQEPSTSQIHRPSTSQTYRPSLSEVHRPPTSQIYRPPSHETFRSSTGQIDERSIRELLQSATNEIYRPSTSQIRRSPTSQIHRPSTSAIHLEPTSEMHRQSTSQAQPEPTSEIQAPSTSQIHRPSTSQTHRPSTSEIQPEPRSETHSEATSEIHTSNLITQSCLTKLKLILQRSNRKALFIMLGLIMAQHLSGNFITVQDLQLVLREAKVVKDLYGGMIAIQLIKFLSNGLTMIMVDLVGRRKLLILSTFGSTLTLTIRATYLLLGMFKIDVSIVSLLPVIDLIIYQVLFQIGLGTLPYVLLCELFPTKLTGFVAAIIVIFDYIIGFSVSKLHLEILDKIGLCGTSYIFAIACSTTFLMVRLWVPETKGRTYQQIEALLDGNNLNSSSEEVRSDDEMDTHSI; this is encoded by the exons CGGTGGTAAGAGAATCTCGTAGTCGCTTCAATCCAGAATGGCGGCAATGCCTATCAATTAGTGTTG CGTCGTTAACCATGTTGCTAGTCGGTACAGTCAACGGATGGACACTGGCTTCTGTTCGCAAGGAAATAGTCAAAGCCCGCAGAATACCGCTAAGGTTAATATACGACGAAAGTTCATGGATCGTTCCTTTGACAGGAATGATCGGTTCACTTGTGGCTGCCCAGTTGGCCGATTGCAGGGGTCGTAAATACTGCCTCCTCCTAACCAGCATAATGTTCACCTCAGGCTGGTTCATCATCTACGCCGAAATTGGCGGCCCAATGATATACCTTGCTTGGGTGATTCTCGGTATAGCCGTTGGTATTGCCCATACGATAAATCCAATGTACGTGTCAGAAATCGCCGACATCAACAACAGAGGCGCTCTAAGTACTATAATCACAGCGAACTTTTTCTTCGGGAAACTGCTAACCTGCGCCGTAGCACTCTGGCTGACGAACAAGCCACTCCTGTTGTTTCTTGTAACAGTATCCTTTATATCCATGTGCCTGAATACGTGTTTCCCCGAAACTCCGTATTTCTTGGCGGCAAAGGGTAAAAAGCAGCAAGCATGCAAGTCGATAGAATATTACAAAGGCATTGTAGATCCCCAAATAGTGAATGTCGAACTACGTGCTCTACGTGCACAAGCCAGATGCAAATCACACCTAGAATCCAGTTACGAATTAGAACAACAATCCAGAGGCGATTTACACTCACAATCCATACCCTCAATACCAACAGAAGTCATATCCGAAAAGCACCCGCAACCCACAGGTGAAGTACGCTTACAACACTCGCGCGACACACCCGAATTACCCCTACAACCCCAGCGCGAATTACGCTCTCAATCCACAAGCGAATTGCACCGACCACCTACAAGCCAAATATACCGAACACCCATATGCGACATACACCGATCACCCACAAACCAAATATACGGACGATCCGAACGCGAGTTAACCCGATGGGTCACAAACCAAATATACCGACCACCTACAAGCCGAATACACCTGCCACCCACAAGCCAAATACATCTATCATCCACAAGCGCAATACACCCAGAACCCACAAGCGAAATGCACCGACAATCCACAAGCCAGGTACAGCCAGAACCCAGAAGCGAAATACAAGCACCATCCACAAGCCAAATACATCGACCATCTACAAGCGCAATACACCCAGAACCCACAAGCGAAATGCACCGACAATCCACAAGCCAG GCACAGCCAGCACCCACAAGCGAAATACAAGAACCATCCACAAGTCAAATACATCGACCATCTACAAGCCAAACGTACCGACCATCCTTAAGTGAAGTACACCGACCACCTACAAGCCAAATATACCGACCACCCAGTCACGAAACATTTCGATCATCCACAGGACAAATAGACGAACGATCCATACGCGAACTACTCCAATCAGCCACAAACGAAATATACCGACCATCCACAAGCCAAATACGACGATCACCCACAAGCCAAATACATCGACCATCTACAAGCGCAATACACCTAGAACCCACAAGCGAAATGCACCGACAATCCACAAGCCAG GCACAGCCAGAACCCACAAGCGAAATACAAGCACCATCCACAAGCCAAATACATCGACCATCTACAAGCCAAACGCACCGACCATCCACAAGCGAAATACAACCAGAACCCAGAAGCGAAACACACTCGGAAGCCACAAGCGAAATACACACAAGCAATTTAATCACACAATCCTGTTTAACCAAGCTGAAATTAATACTACAACGAAGCAACCGGAAAGCTCTGTTTATCATGCTTGGCTTGATTATGGCACAACATCTTAGCGGAAACTTCATCACTGTGCAGGATCTGCAACTGGTTTTAAGAGAAGCAAAGGTCGTTAAAGATCTATACGGAGGGATGATTGCCATCCAGCTTATCAAGTTTCTATCTAACGGTTTAACCATGATTATGGTGGATTTGGTTGGAAGGAGAAAACTTTTGATTCTGTCTACGTTTGGGTCGACTCTTACACTGACTATTCGAGCAACTTATCTTTTGTTAGGTATGTTTAAGATTGACGTTTCCATCGTCTCTCTGCTTCCCGTTATCGACTTAATTATATATCAAGTACTGTTTCAAATTGGTTTAGGTACATTACCCTATGTTCTCCTATGCGAGTTATTTCCTACGAAACTAACGGGGTTTGTTGCTGCCATCATTGTGATTTTCGATTATATAATTGGCTTTTCCGTGTCGAAACTGCATCTAGAGATTCTCGATAAGATAGGGTTGTGCGGGACTTCCTACATCTTCGCGATAGCATGCAGTACGACATTTCTGATGGTGAGGCTATGGGTACCGGAAACGAAAGGAAGAACATATCAGCAGATTGAAGCGCTTCTAGATGGTAATAATTTGAATTCTTCGAGTGAAGAAGTTAGATCCGATGATGAAATGGATACTCATAGTATATGA
- the LOC126923615 gene encoding uncharacterized protein LOC126923615 isoform X3 gives MSQRSTDRERLSESEGMFPAPHTVVRESRSRFNPEWRQCLSISVASLTMLLVGTVNGWTLASVRKEIVKARRIPLRLIYDESSWIVPLTGMIGSLVAAQLADCRGRKYCLLLTSIMFTSGWFIIYAEIGGPMIYLAWVILGIAVGIAHTINPMYVSEIADINNRGALSTIITANFFFGKLLTCAVALWLTNKPLLLFLVTVSFISMCLNTCFPETPYFLAAKGKKQQACKSIEYYKGIVDPQIVNVELRALRAQARCKSHLESSYELEQQSRGDLHSQSIPSIPTEVISEKHPQPTGEVRLQHSRDTPELPLQPQRELRSQSTSELHRPPTSQIYRTPICDIHRSPTNQIYGRSERELTRWVTNQIYRPPTSRIHLPPTSQIHLSSTSAIHPEPTSEMHRQSTSQVQPEPRSEIQAPSTSQIHRPSTSAIHPEPTSEMHRQSTSQVQPEPRSEIQAPSTSQIHRPSTSAIHPEPTSEMHRQSTSQAQPAPTSEIQEPSTSQIHRPSTSQTYRPSLSEVHRPPTSQIYRPPSHETFRSSTGQIDERSIRELLQSATNEIYRPSTSQIRRSPTSQIHRPSTSAIHLEPTSEMHRQSTSQAQPEPTSEIQAPSTSQIHRPSTSQTHRPSTSEIQPEPRSETHSEATSEIHTSNLITQSCLTKLKLILQRSNRKALFIMLGLIMAQHLSGNFITVQDLQLVLREAKVVKDLYGGMIAIQLIKFLSNGLTMIMVDLVGRRKLLILSTFGSTLTLTIRATYLLLGMFKIDVSIVSLLPVIDLIIYQVLFQIGLGTLPYVLLCELFPTKLTGFVAAIIVIFDYIIGFSVSKLHLEILDKIGLCGTSYIFAIACSTTFLMVRLWVPETKGRTYQQIEALLDGNNLNSSSEEVRSDDEMDTHSI, from the exons GATCGCGAGAGATTGTCTGAGAGCGAAGGTATGTTTCCTGCCCCACATACGGTGGTAAGAGAATCTCGTAGTCGCTTCAATCCAGAATGGCGGCAATGCCTATCAATTAGTGTTG CGTCGTTAACCATGTTGCTAGTCGGTACAGTCAACGGATGGACACTGGCTTCTGTTCGCAAGGAAATAGTCAAAGCCCGCAGAATACCGCTAAGGTTAATATACGACGAAAGTTCATGGATCGTTCCTTTGACAGGAATGATCGGTTCACTTGTGGCTGCCCAGTTGGCCGATTGCAGGGGTCGTAAATACTGCCTCCTCCTAACCAGCATAATGTTCACCTCAGGCTGGTTCATCATCTACGCCGAAATTGGCGGCCCAATGATATACCTTGCTTGGGTGATTCTCGGTATAGCCGTTGGTATTGCCCATACGATAAATCCAATGTACGTGTCAGAAATCGCCGACATCAACAACAGAGGCGCTCTAAGTACTATAATCACAGCGAACTTTTTCTTCGGGAAACTGCTAACCTGCGCCGTAGCACTCTGGCTGACGAACAAGCCACTCCTGTTGTTTCTTGTAACAGTATCCTTTATATCCATGTGCCTGAATACGTGTTTCCCCGAAACTCCGTATTTCTTGGCGGCAAAGGGTAAAAAGCAGCAAGCATGCAAGTCGATAGAATATTACAAAGGCATTGTAGATCCCCAAATAGTGAATGTCGAACTACGTGCTCTACGTGCACAAGCCAGATGCAAATCACACCTAGAATCCAGTTACGAATTAGAACAACAATCCAGAGGCGATTTACACTCACAATCCATACCCTCAATACCAACAGAAGTCATATCCGAAAAGCACCCGCAACCCACAGGTGAAGTACGCTTACAACACTCGCGCGACACACCCGAATTACCCCTACAACCCCAGCGCGAATTACGCTCTCAATCCACAAGCGAATTGCACCGACCACCTACAAGCCAAATATACCGAACACCCATATGCGACATACACCGATCACCCACAAACCAAATATACGGACGATCCGAACGCGAGTTAACCCGATGGGTCACAAACCAAATATACCGACCACCTACAAGCCGAATACACCTGCCACCCACAAGCCAAATACATCTATCATCCACAAGCGCAATACACCCAGAACCCACAAGCGAAATGCACCGACAATCCACAAGCCAGGTACAGCCAGAACCCAGAAGCGAAATACAAGCACCATCCACAAGCCAAATACATCGACCATCTACAAGCGCAATACACCCAGAACCCACAAGCGAAATGCACCGACAATCCACAAGCCAG GTACAGCCAGAACCCAGAAGCGAAATACAAGCACCATCCACAAGCCAAATACATCGACCATCTACAAGCGCAATACACCCAGAACCCACAAGCGAAATGCACCGACAATCCACAAGCCAG GCACAGCCAGCACCCACAAGCGAAATACAAGAACCATCCACAAGTCAAATACATCGACCATCTACAAGCCAAACGTACCGACCATCCTTAAGTGAAGTACACCGACCACCTACAAGCCAAATATACCGACCACCCAGTCACGAAACATTTCGATCATCCACAGGACAAATAGACGAACGATCCATACGCGAACTACTCCAATCAGCCACAAACGAAATATACCGACCATCCACAAGCCAAATACGACGATCACCCACAAGCCAAATACATCGACCATCTACAAGCGCAATACACCTAGAACCCACAAGCGAAATGCACCGACAATCCACAAGCCAG GCACAGCCAGAACCCACAAGCGAAATACAAGCACCATCCACAAGCCAAATACATCGACCATCTACAAGCCAAACGCACCGACCATCCACAAGCGAAATACAACCAGAACCCAGAAGCGAAACACACTCGGAAGCCACAAGCGAAATACACACAAGCAATTTAATCACACAATCCTGTTTAACCAAGCTGAAATTAATACTACAACGAAGCAACCGGAAAGCTCTGTTTATCATGCTTGGCTTGATTATGGCACAACATCTTAGCGGAAACTTCATCACTGTGCAGGATCTGCAACTGGTTTTAAGAGAAGCAAAGGTCGTTAAAGATCTATACGGAGGGATGATTGCCATCCAGCTTATCAAGTTTCTATCTAACGGTTTAACCATGATTATGGTGGATTTGGTTGGAAGGAGAAAACTTTTGATTCTGTCTACGTTTGGGTCGACTCTTACACTGACTATTCGAGCAACTTATCTTTTGTTAGGTATGTTTAAGATTGACGTTTCCATCGTCTCTCTGCTTCCCGTTATCGACTTAATTATATATCAAGTACTGTTTCAAATTGGTTTAGGTACATTACCCTATGTTCTCCTATGCGAGTTATTTCCTACGAAACTAACGGGGTTTGTTGCTGCCATCATTGTGATTTTCGATTATATAATTGGCTTTTCCGTGTCGAAACTGCATCTAGAGATTCTCGATAAGATAGGGTTGTGCGGGACTTCCTACATCTTCGCGATAGCATGCAGTACGACATTTCTGATGGTGAGGCTATGGGTACCGGAAACGAAAGGAAGAACATATCAGCAGATTGAAGCGCTTCTAGATGGTAATAATTTGAATTCTTCGAGTGAAGAAGTTAGATCCGATGATGAAATGGATACTCATAGTATATGA
- the LOC126923615 gene encoding uncharacterized protein LOC126923615 isoform X1, with translation MSQRSTIRRRSFESESIYSAPSSVVRESRSRFNPEWRQCLSISVASLTMLLVGTVNGWTLASVRKEIVKARRIPLRLIYDESSWIVPLTGMIGSLVAAQLADCRGRKYCLLLTSIMFTSGWFIIYAEIGGPMIYLAWVILGIAVGIAHTINPMYVSEIADINNRGALSTIITANFFFGKLLTCAVALWLTNKPLLLFLVTVSFISMCLNTCFPETPYFLAAKGKKQQACKSIEYYKGIVDPQIVNVELRALRAQARCKSHLESSYELEQQSRGDLHSQSIPSIPTEVISEKHPQPTGEVRLQHSRDTPELPLQPQRELRSQSTSELHRPPTSQIYRTPICDIHRSPTNQIYGRSERELTRWVTNQIYRPPTSRIHLPPTSQIHLSSTSAIHPEPTSEMHRQSTSQVQPEPRSEIQAPSTSQIHRPSTSAIHPEPTSEMHRQSTSQVQPEPRSEIQAPSTSQIHRPSTSAIHPEPTSEMHRQSTSQAQPAPTSEIQEPSTSQIHRPSTSQTYRPSLSEVHRPPTSQIYRPPSHETFRSSTGQIDERSIRELLQSATNEIYRPSTSQIRRSPTSQIHRPSTSAIHLEPTSEMHRQSTSQAQPEPTSEIQAPSTSQIHRPSTSQTHRPSTSEIQPEPRSETHSEATSEIHTSNLITQSCLTKLKLILQRSNRKALFIMLGLIMAQHLSGNFITVQDLQLVLREAKVVKDLYGGMIAIQLIKFLSNGLTMIMVDLVGRRKLLILSTFGSTLTLTIRATYLLLGMFKIDVSIVSLLPVIDLIIYQVLFQIGLGTLPYVLLCELFPTKLTGFVAAIIVIFDYIIGFSVSKLHLEILDKIGLCGTSYIFAIACSTTFLMVRLWVPETKGRTYQQIEALLDGNNLNSSSEEVRSDDEMDTHSI, from the exons CGGTGGTAAGAGAATCTCGTAGTCGCTTCAATCCAGAATGGCGGCAATGCCTATCAATTAGTGTTG CGTCGTTAACCATGTTGCTAGTCGGTACAGTCAACGGATGGACACTGGCTTCTGTTCGCAAGGAAATAGTCAAAGCCCGCAGAATACCGCTAAGGTTAATATACGACGAAAGTTCATGGATCGTTCCTTTGACAGGAATGATCGGTTCACTTGTGGCTGCCCAGTTGGCCGATTGCAGGGGTCGTAAATACTGCCTCCTCCTAACCAGCATAATGTTCACCTCAGGCTGGTTCATCATCTACGCCGAAATTGGCGGCCCAATGATATACCTTGCTTGGGTGATTCTCGGTATAGCCGTTGGTATTGCCCATACGATAAATCCAATGTACGTGTCAGAAATCGCCGACATCAACAACAGAGGCGCTCTAAGTACTATAATCACAGCGAACTTTTTCTTCGGGAAACTGCTAACCTGCGCCGTAGCACTCTGGCTGACGAACAAGCCACTCCTGTTGTTTCTTGTAACAGTATCCTTTATATCCATGTGCCTGAATACGTGTTTCCCCGAAACTCCGTATTTCTTGGCGGCAAAGGGTAAAAAGCAGCAAGCATGCAAGTCGATAGAATATTACAAAGGCATTGTAGATCCCCAAATAGTGAATGTCGAACTACGTGCTCTACGTGCACAAGCCAGATGCAAATCACACCTAGAATCCAGTTACGAATTAGAACAACAATCCAGAGGCGATTTACACTCACAATCCATACCCTCAATACCAACAGAAGTCATATCCGAAAAGCACCCGCAACCCACAGGTGAAGTACGCTTACAACACTCGCGCGACACACCCGAATTACCCCTACAACCCCAGCGCGAATTACGCTCTCAATCCACAAGCGAATTGCACCGACCACCTACAAGCCAAATATACCGAACACCCATATGCGACATACACCGATCACCCACAAACCAAATATACGGACGATCCGAACGCGAGTTAACCCGATGGGTCACAAACCAAATATACCGACCACCTACAAGCCGAATACACCTGCCACCCACAAGCCAAATACATCTATCATCCACAAGCGCAATACACCCAGAACCCACAAGCGAAATGCACCGACAATCCACAAGCCAGGTACAGCCAGAACCCAGAAGCGAAATACAAGCACCATCCACAAGCCAAATACATCGACCATCTACAAGCGCAATACACCCAGAACCCACAAGCGAAATGCACCGACAATCCACAAGCCAG GTACAGCCAGAACCCAGAAGCGAAATACAAGCACCATCCACAAGCCAAATACATCGACCATCTACAAGCGCAATACACCCAGAACCCACAAGCGAAATGCACCGACAATCCACAAGCCAG GCACAGCCAGCACCCACAAGCGAAATACAAGAACCATCCACAAGTCAAATACATCGACCATCTACAAGCCAAACGTACCGACCATCCTTAAGTGAAGTACACCGACCACCTACAAGCCAAATATACCGACCACCCAGTCACGAAACATTTCGATCATCCACAGGACAAATAGACGAACGATCCATACGCGAACTACTCCAATCAGCCACAAACGAAATATACCGACCATCCACAAGCCAAATACGACGATCACCCACAAGCCAAATACATCGACCATCTACAAGCGCAATACACCTAGAACCCACAAGCGAAATGCACCGACAATCCACAAGCCAG GCACAGCCAGAACCCACAAGCGAAATACAAGCACCATCCACAAGCCAAATACATCGACCATCTACAAGCCAAACGCACCGACCATCCACAAGCGAAATACAACCAGAACCCAGAAGCGAAACACACTCGGAAGCCACAAGCGAAATACACACAAGCAATTTAATCACACAATCCTGTTTAACCAAGCTGAAATTAATACTACAACGAAGCAACCGGAAAGCTCTGTTTATCATGCTTGGCTTGATTATGGCACAACATCTTAGCGGAAACTTCATCACTGTGCAGGATCTGCAACTGGTTTTAAGAGAAGCAAAGGTCGTTAAAGATCTATACGGAGGGATGATTGCCATCCAGCTTATCAAGTTTCTATCTAACGGTTTAACCATGATTATGGTGGATTTGGTTGGAAGGAGAAAACTTTTGATTCTGTCTACGTTTGGGTCGACTCTTACACTGACTATTCGAGCAACTTATCTTTTGTTAGGTATGTTTAAGATTGACGTTTCCATCGTCTCTCTGCTTCCCGTTATCGACTTAATTATATATCAAGTACTGTTTCAAATTGGTTTAGGTACATTACCCTATGTTCTCCTATGCGAGTTATTTCCTACGAAACTAACGGGGTTTGTTGCTGCCATCATTGTGATTTTCGATTATATAATTGGCTTTTCCGTGTCGAAACTGCATCTAGAGATTCTCGATAAGATAGGGTTGTGCGGGACTTCCTACATCTTCGCGATAGCATGCAGTACGACATTTCTGATGGTGAGGCTATGGGTACCGGAAACGAAAGGAAGAACATATCAGCAGATTGAAGCGCTTCTAGATGGTAATAATTTGAATTCTTCGAGTGAAGAAGTTAGATCCGATGATGAAATGGATACTCATAGTATATGA
- the LOC126923615 gene encoding facilitated trehalose transporter Tret1-like isoform X15 yields the protein MSQRSTIRRRSFESESIYSAPSSVVRESRSRFNPEWRQCLSISVASLTMLLVGTVNGWTLASVRKEIVKARRIPLRLIYDESSWIVPLTGMIGSLVAAQLADCRGRKYCLLLTSIMFTSGWFIIYAEIGGPMIYLAWVILGIAVGIAHTINPMYVSEIADINNRGALSTIITANFFFGKLLTCAVALWLTNKPLLLFLVTVSFISMCLNTCFPETPYFLAAKGKKQQACKSIEYYKGIVDPQIVNVELRALRAQARCKSHLESSYELEQQSRGDLHSQSIPSIPTEVISEKHPQPTGEVRLQHSRDTPELPLQPQRELRSQSTSELHRPPTSQIYRTPICDIHRSPTNQIYGRSERELTRWVTNQIYRPPTSRIHLPPTSQIHLSSTSAIHPEPTSEMHRQSTSQAQPAPTSEIQEPSTSQIHRPSTSQTYRPSLSEVHRPPTSQIYRPPSHETFRSSTGQIDERSIRELLQSATNEIYRPSTSQIRRSPTSQIHRPSTSAIHLEPTSEMHRQSTSQAQPEPTSEIQAPSTSQIHRPSTSQTHRPSTSEIQPEPRSETHSEATSEIHTSNLITQSCLTKLKLILQRSNRKALFIMLGLIMAQHLSGNFITVQDLQLVLREAKVVKDLYGGMIAIQLIKFLSNGLTMIMVDLVGRRKLLILSTFGSTLTLTIRATYLLLGMFKIDVSIVSLLPVIDLIIYQVLFQIGLGTLPYVLLCELFPTKLTGFVAAIIVIFDYIIGFSVSKLHLEILDKIGLCGTSYIFAIACSTTFLMVRLWVPETKGRTYQQIEALLDGNNLNSSSEEVRSDDEMDTHSI from the exons CGGTGGTAAGAGAATCTCGTAGTCGCTTCAATCCAGAATGGCGGCAATGCCTATCAATTAGTGTTG CGTCGTTAACCATGTTGCTAGTCGGTACAGTCAACGGATGGACACTGGCTTCTGTTCGCAAGGAAATAGTCAAAGCCCGCAGAATACCGCTAAGGTTAATATACGACGAAAGTTCATGGATCGTTCCTTTGACAGGAATGATCGGTTCACTTGTGGCTGCCCAGTTGGCCGATTGCAGGGGTCGTAAATACTGCCTCCTCCTAACCAGCATAATGTTCACCTCAGGCTGGTTCATCATCTACGCCGAAATTGGCGGCCCAATGATATACCTTGCTTGGGTGATTCTCGGTATAGCCGTTGGTATTGCCCATACGATAAATCCAATGTACGTGTCAGAAATCGCCGACATCAACAACAGAGGCGCTCTAAGTACTATAATCACAGCGAACTTTTTCTTCGGGAAACTGCTAACCTGCGCCGTAGCACTCTGGCTGACGAACAAGCCACTCCTGTTGTTTCTTGTAACAGTATCCTTTATATCCATGTGCCTGAATACGTGTTTCCCCGAAACTCCGTATTTCTTGGCGGCAAAGGGTAAAAAGCAGCAAGCATGCAAGTCGATAGAATATTACAAAGGCATTGTAGATCCCCAAATAGTGAATGTCGAACTACGTGCTCTACGTGCACAAGCCAGATGCAAATCACACCTAGAATCCAGTTACGAATTAGAACAACAATCCAGAGGCGATTTACACTCACAATCCATACCCTCAATACCAACAGAAGTCATATCCGAAAAGCACCCGCAACCCACAGGTGAAGTACGCTTACAACACTCGCGCGACACACCCGAATTACCCCTACAACCCCAGCGCGAATTACGCTCTCAATCCACAAGCGAATTGCACCGACCACCTACAAGCCAAATATACCGAACACCCATATGCGACATACACCGATCACCCACAAACCAAATATACGGACGATCCGAACGCGAGTTAACCCGATGGGTCACAAACCAAATATACCGACCACCTACAAGCCGAATACACCTGCCACCCACAAGCCAAATACATCTATCATCCACAAGCGCAATACACCCAGAACCCACAAGCGAAATGCACCGACAATCCACAAGCCAG GCACAGCCAGCACCCACAAGCGAAATACAAGAACCATCCACAAGTCAAATACATCGACCATCTACAAGCCAAACGTACCGACCATCCTTAAGTGAAGTACACCGACCACCTACAAGCCAAATATACCGACCACCCAGTCACGAAACATTTCGATCATCCACAGGACAAATAGACGAACGATCCATACGCGAACTACTCCAATCAGCCACAAACGAAATATACCGACCATCCACAAGCCAAATACGACGATCACCCACAAGCCAAATACATCGACCATCTACAAGCGCAATACACCTAGAACCCACAAGCGAAATGCACCGACAATCCACAAGCCAG GCACAGCCAGAACCCACAAGCGAAATACAAGCACCATCCACAAGCCAAATACATCGACCATCTACAAGCCAAACGCACCGACCATCCACAAGCGAAATACAACCAGAACCCAGAAGCGAAACACACTCGGAAGCCACAAGCGAAATACACACAAGCAATTTAATCACACAATCCTGTTTAACCAAGCTGAAATTAATACTACAACGAAGCAACCGGAAAGCTCTGTTTATCATGCTTGGCTTGATTATGGCACAACATCTTAGCGGAAACTTCATCACTGTGCAGGATCTGCAACTGGTTTTAAGAGAAGCAAAGGTCGTTAAAGATCTATACGGAGGGATGATTGCCATCCAGCTTATCAAGTTTCTATCTAACGGTTTAACCATGATTATGGTGGATTTGGTTGGAAGGAGAAAACTTTTGATTCTGTCTACGTTTGGGTCGACTCTTACACTGACTATTCGAGCAACTTATCTTTTGTTAGGTATGTTTAAGATTGACGTTTCCATCGTCTCTCTGCTTCCCGTTATCGACTTAATTATATATCAAGTACTGTTTCAAATTGGTTTAGGTACATTACCCTATGTTCTCCTATGCGAGTTATTTCCTACGAAACTAACGGGGTTTGTTGCTGCCATCATTGTGATTTTCGATTATATAATTGGCTTTTCCGTGTCGAAACTGCATCTAGAGATTCTCGATAAGATAGGGTTGTGCGGGACTTCCTACATCTTCGCGATAGCATGCAGTACGACATTTCTGATGGTGAGGCTATGGGTACCGGAAACGAAAGGAAGAACATATCAGCAGATTGAAGCGCTTCTAGATGGTAATAATTTGAATTCTTCGAGTGAAGAAGTTAGATCCGATGATGAAATGGATACTCATAGTATATGA